The following are encoded together in the Bactrocera neohumeralis isolate Rockhampton chromosome 6, APGP_CSIRO_Bneo_wtdbg2-racon-allhic-juicebox.fasta_v2, whole genome shotgun sequence genome:
- the LOC126762649 gene encoding uncharacterized protein LOC126762649, with product MFLFWNRSSTRNVNPTARRTRESLGEDFVRKLDALHDDALRTGLVTTSDLQEAYRKSRDADLNPNKINMWYVLGLLAFIMVVTPLFYEIITFLLGVRCFLPNNYIVSEATRPISDCDFCRDVTGPKILQNLTREEFSPYAYSSQPIIIKNAVAHWKAKQLLNFDYLKDLYERIPGAMDEKCQFLNFRSDFKSLQDVFAMPSVRSNLSIGQTPWYVGWSNCHSVVLEELRKLYPRPHFLPVDAEVPNTDYIFIGYEQGDFMHLDYIPRLVWQAQLQGNKSWIVAPTPECDHVCQSFSFYVEPGDAVLVDTRIWYHGSSIPNKGQFALTIQSEYG from the exons ATGTTTTTG ttttggaACAGGTCATCAACAAGAAATGTTAATCCTACAGCGAGACGAACACGCGAATCTCTTGGGGAGGATTTTGTGCGAAAACTAGATGCATTACACGATGACGCTTTGCGCACAGGCCTAGTAACAACATCTGATTTGCAAGAAGCGTATAGGAAATCTCGAGATGCAGACCTTAAtccgaataaaattaatatgtgGTATGTGCTAGGCTTATTGGCGTTCATAATGGTAGTAACACCATTATTTTATGAGATAATTACGTTTCTTTTGGGAGTGCGTTGCTTTTTGCCCAACAATTATATTGTTTCGGAGGCAACAAGACCTATAAGCGACTGCGACTTCTGCAG GGATGTAACAGGACCTAAGATACTACAAAATCTGACGCGAGAAGAGTTTTCACCTTATGCATATTCATCGCAgccaattataataaaaaatgctgTTGCACACTGGAAGGCTAAGCAACTTTTAAATTTCGATTATCTAAAAGACTTATATGAACGTATACCCGGTGCAATGGACGAGAAATGtcaatttcttaattttcgtTCGGATTTCAAATCGTTGCAAGATGTTTTTGCAATGCCTAGCGTTCGTTCAAATTTAAGCATAGGTCAAACGCCGTGGTACGTGggttggagcaattgccattcAGTTGTATTAGAAGAATTGCGTAAACTTTATCCGCGTCCACATTTTTTACCTGTTGATGCCGAAGTGCCAAATACggattatatatttattggcTATGAACAAGGCGATTTTATGCAT TTGGATTATATTCCGCGTCTAGTTTGGCAAGCTCAGTTGCAAGGAAACAAAAGTTGGATTGTAGCACCGACTCCAGAATGTGATCACGTTTGTCAATCGTTTTCCTTCTATGTAGAACCCGGTGATGCAG TA